A single genomic interval of Eurosta solidaginis isolate ZX-2024a chromosome 3, ASM4086904v1, whole genome shotgun sequence harbors:
- the LOC137246821 gene encoding putative nuclease HARBI1 yields the protein MSKYLKILINKRNFKMDVHLLFYISSSDSEEDETVARRLLRDKSDPLALPQTAFLKRFRLSKEAFQFVLHALNLKQSDAKAVPPVLQLAATLSLLGSGGYQHCVDSDYLVGMCQSTVSKITSHVILEMENKLCPQNIQFHLNETSECKQWFMDKYKIPAVIGCIDGTHIGLQRPSVDEHMYFNRKGYHSINAMIMCDHTYKILAINCHYGGAAHDSFVWRHSDQRRVLQERFEINRRSNAWLLGDSGYPLEPWCITPYRNPADGSSESAFNDVHSKARCIIERTIGIFKGRWRILGYGNRGRYHPTKVARFANVCAALHNICIQFKIDYNVRRYESDQISDVDPGEANHLTTIGQTIRDQIKHSLINST from the exons atgtcaaaatatttaaaaattttaataaacaaacgaaatttcaaaatggatgtgcacttacttttctatataagttCAAGCGATAGTGAGGAAGATGAAACAGTAGCACGGAGGCTACTTAGAGATAAAAGTGATCCTTTAGCTTTACCACAAACTGC ATTCTTGAAACGATTTAGATTATCTAAAGAGGCTTTCCAGTTTGTACTTCATGCCTTAAATTTGAAGCAGTCGGATGCAAAAGCGGTGCCTCCAGTTCTACAACTAGCTGCCACACTTTCTCTTCTAGGAAGTGGCGGGTATCAGCATTGTGTCGACAGTGATTATTTGGTTGGAATGTGCCAGAGCACTGTGTCAAAGATAACATCCCACGTTATTCTCGAAATGGAGAACAAGTTGTGTCCAcaaaatatacaatttcatttaaacGAAACTTCGGAATGCAAGCAATGGTTTATGGATAAATACAAAATACCTGCAG TCATCGGTTGCATTGATGGCACACACATCGGCTTGCAAAGACCATCTGTGGATGAGCATATGTACTTTAATAGGAAAGGATACCATAGTATCAACGCAATGATA atgTGCGATCACACCTATAAAATTTTGGCAATCAACTGTCACTACGGTGGTGCGGCTCATGATTCCTTCGTTTGGAGGCATTCAGATCAACGACGAGTATTGCAAGAGAGGTTTGAAATTAATAGGCGGAGCAATGCGTGGCTTTTAG GTGATTCTGGCTATCCACTAGAGCCGTGGTGCATAACGCCTTACCGAAACCCCGCCGATGGCTCCAGTGAATCCGCATTTAATGATGTACACTCAAAAGCAAGATGTATCATCGAACGTACCATTGGTATTTTTAAAGGACGTTGGAGAATATTAGGGTATGGCAATAGGGGTAGATACCATCCTACAAAAGTGGCACGATTTGCCAATGTGTGTGCAGCTTTACATAATATCTGCATACAGTTCAAAATTGATTACAACGTACGAAGATATGAATCAGACCAAATCAGCGATGTTGACCCAGGCGAAGCCAACCATCTTACCACAATTGGTCAAACAATAAGAGACCAAATAAAACACTCTCTAATTAATTCCacgtaa